The following are from one region of the Falco biarmicus isolate bFalBia1 chromosome 1, bFalBia1.pri, whole genome shotgun sequence genome:
- the TESC gene encoding calcineurin B homologous protein 3, whose amino-acid sequence MGSAHSVPAEMRELADRTGFTSEQIEHLHRRFKQLSQDQLTIRKENFDSIPDLEFNPIRGKIVHAFFDKRNLRQESDGLADEINFEDFLTIMSYFRPIEMNMDEEQLDRFRKEKLKFLFHMYDSDHDGKITLQEYRNVVEELLSGNPHLEKESARSIADGAMMEAASICVGQMGPDQVYEGITFEDFLKMWQGIDIETKMHVRFLNMETIAHCY is encoded by the exons atgGGCTCCGCGCACTCCGTGCCCGCCGAGATGCGGGAGCTGGCGGACAGGACCGGCT TCACCTCTGAACAGATCGAGCACCTGCACCGGCGATTCAAGCAGCTGAGCCAGGACCAGCTAACAATCCG CAAGGAGAATTTTGACAGCATCCCCGATCTGGAGTTCAATCCCATTAGGGGGAAAATTGTCCATGCCTTTTTCGACAAGCG GAACTTGCGGCAGGAGTCGGATGGGCTGGCGGACGAGATAAACTTCGAAGACTTCCTGACCATCATGTCCTACTTCAGACCCATCGAGATGAACATGGATGAGGAGCAGCTCGATCGATTCCGGAAAGAGAAACTCAAAT TCCTCTTCCATATGTACGACTCGGACCATGACGGGAAGATCACGCTGCAGGAGTACAGAAAT gtggtggaggagctgctgtcaGGAAACCCCCACCTGGAGAAGGAGTCGGCACGGTCCATCGCCGACGGGGCCATGATGGAGGCAGCCAGCATCTGTGTGGGACAAATG GGGCCGGACCAGGTGTACGAGGGCATCACCTTCGAAGACTTCCTTAAG ATGTGGCAGGGGATTGACATCGAAACTAAGATGCATGTCCGCTTCCTCAACATGGAGACCATCGCGCACTGCTACTGA